In the genome of Natronomonas salina, the window CCGGTTATGGTCGGAGGGAATCTATTTATATCTCGCTAGTAGACTTCGAGGCGGAGATGGAGATTCAAGACCTATCTATCCGTGTTGATGAGGAGACTAGTGTCCCACCGAAGCTGCCGACGTTCCGGCAAGGGAGGGTCGTAAGACATGAGGAATCGGACTATGAGAGTGACTTCATGGCGACGACGACTCACATCGGTACGCACATGGACGCACCCTACCATTTTGACGCTAACGGACGCAAAATTGGTGATATTCCGCTAACAGAGACGATTCGACCAACCAAGCGCGCCGACGTTCGCGACATAGCCGAACCGAATATGGAAATTACGCTTGCAGAGGTGAAAGATCGTCTGCCAAGCTCGCTCGAAGAGGAAGAGTTCCTCTTTGTCCACACCGGTTGGAGTGACGAACACGAGGGGACACAGACATTCTATGAGGAGAACCCCTATTATGCAGAGGAAATCGCAGAATACGTGGTTGAGAGCGGCGCTCGCGGCCTAATTACTGATGCTGCAATTGACCCAGGCGATGAGGGCTACCGGAATCACTATACCCTCCTCGAAGCGGACAAAGTGATTGTTGAGAACGTCGTCAACTGTGAGGGATTGCCTGACGAGTTCCGTACCTACGTCATTCCGATGCGATTGGCTAACGGTGATGGAGCCCCAGCACGGGTTTTCGTGGTTAAGGACGAATGACTCCAAAAGTCGCCGCTATTCAATTTGAGGCTGGACCGGATGCAACACCCGCGGCAAATCTCGACCGGGGGATGGACATAATACGTGAAACAGCCGCTGACGTCGATATCGCCTGTCTTCCCGAGTATTTCGCAACCCCGTATTTCCCGGCCGAACAGAAACCTGAGAATTTCGATCTCGCTGTTCGCGACGATAGCAAGTTCGTCGACCAAATCCGCAAGACAGCAGCCGAGACCAATACAGCAGTCATTGCTCCGGTATTCGAGGAAGGATATCCAGGCGGCCGTTATTACAATACGGCACTGATTATCAATGCTAATGGCGATCTCGCTGGGAAGTACCGGAAGCTCCACCCGTTCCAGCGGCCCGGCTATAACGAGACCTATTACTTCTCTGCTGGAGACCTCGGTGCGCCCGTATTTGATATCGGTGATCTGACTGTCGGGGTGATGATCTGTTTTGATAGACACTTCCCGGAAATCGCTCGTGTTCAAGCACTCCGCGGGGCCGACGTGGTGTTCGTTCCGACCTGCAGCTTCGGTGAAGAGAATCGTGACGAAGTTTGGGTAAAGGAACTCACCGGTATAGCTGTCTCGAACTCCATATACGTAGTTGGTGTAAACCGCGCGGGCACCGAGGATGGACAACTGCACTTCGGTGCCTCAACCGTCATCGACCCTCGTGGCGAGGAGCTCGCTACACTTGGTAACGACCCTAATACCCTGGTTACCGAGGTATCCCCGTCAATAGTTACCAACGTCAGGCGTACTACGAAACATCTAAACGACATCAGAAAAGAGTTACTTCCAGACCTCGAGTCACTGTGACTCGGCTGGAGTTATTGTAATAGAACCAACACTTCAACACACCCTTAGGTCGTGTATTTCTATAATGAATCCTACATTAATTCTGTCGGAGCTGTCACAACAGATGGAAATCAGGAGAAGAATTAAGTCGTTTGTTCGTCTCTGCATACCTGCATGGAATTTGAAGGAGAGTTCAGTGTAGCGAGCAGTCCCTCGGAAACGTGGGACTTCCTCCAGGATCCCGAGAAAATCGGGTCGGTCATCCCCAACTGCCAAGATATCAAAGTTGTCGACGACACACACTACACCGCGGAGATTGGTGTTTCGGTGTCCCACATCTCAGTGACATTCAATGTGAATGCAGAGATCGTTGAGGCAGTAGAGGAAGAATTGCTAAGGTTCCGACTTACAGGTAACGCCAAAGAAGGCGACAGCCGAATGGAATCGAACGTTACAGTCCGTCTGTCACAGGGGGAGGACCCCGGAATAACGGACATTTACTGGCAAAACAACGTTGACGTCACCGGTCGCATCATGAACATGGGCAGCCGGATCGTCAAAAGTGTCGGTATGCGTCAAACCAACAAGACAATAGAAAACGTCAAAGAAGAACTCGGGGAGGTGGAGAAAGAGGAAGAGGAGTCTGGTGGACTCCTAGGCTGAATAGTTCGAGACTTCATAAGTAGGAAAATACGCGGAACAGTCCGTCCGAGACCGAGACAACCACAATACGGTCTAACGGTGATTGCCGATACCGTTATTATTCGGACGACGCGCCAGATCCGTTTTCGACGGCTTCAAGTAGCATTTCTGGCGTGAATGGAATCTTCCCTAGTCGTTCTCCAGTTGCGTCTTTGATAGCGTTCCCAATGGCCGCAGCGCTAGGAATCAGGACCGCTTCGCCGACCCCTTTTGCACCGTATGGACCGTCTTCATGGGCCGATTCGACTATTTCGGTGTGGATATTCAACGGGTGCTCGGTCGAAAACGGGACCTTGTAATCCAAAAGATTCGCGTTGTTAATGCGACCATTGTCGTGTGTCAGCGCCTCATATAGCGTGGACCCAATACCCATACTAATACCACCTTCAAGCTGCCCCTCAACCATTTTGGGGTTGATCGCGTTGCCGACGTCGTAAACCGAGACGAACTTGTTGAACCGGACTTCGCCGGTGTACTTGTTAATTTCAAGGTCGCATGCCTGGGCACCATGTGTATAGAATGCTGTAAGGCGGTCGCCACGCCCGGTCTCCGGATCAACATTCTTTACTGGGGAGTGCCAGGTCGCTTTCCCCAGAATCTCGCCCCCCTCCTTTAAGAACCCGCCGCCGGCGAATACAGTCGGCTCAAACAGGTCCGCGAAAGGCATCCG includes:
- a CDS encoding cyclase family protein, producing MEIQDLSIRVDEETSVPPKLPTFRQGRVVRHEESDYESDFMATTTHIGTHMDAPYHFDANGRKIGDIPLTETIRPTKRADVRDIAEPNMEITLAEVKDRLPSSLEEEEFLFVHTGWSDEHEGTQTFYEENPYYAEEIAEYVVESGARGLITDAAIDPGDEGYRNHYTLLEADKVIVENVVNCEGLPDEFRTYVIPMRLANGDGAPARVFVVKDE
- a CDS encoding carbon-nitrogen hydrolase family protein; amino-acid sequence: MTPKVAAIQFEAGPDATPAANLDRGMDIIRETAADVDIACLPEYFATPYFPAEQKPENFDLAVRDDSKFVDQIRKTAAETNTAVIAPVFEEGYPGGRYYNTALIINANGDLAGKYRKLHPFQRPGYNETYYFSAGDLGAPVFDIGDLTVGVMICFDRHFPEIARVQALRGADVVFVPTCSFGEENRDEVWVKELTGIAVSNSIYVVGVNRAGTEDGQLHFGASTVIDPRGEELATLGNDPNTLVTEVSPSIVTNVRRTTKHLNDIRKELLPDLESL
- a CDS encoding CoxG family protein; this translates as MEFEGEFSVASSPSETWDFLQDPEKIGSVIPNCQDIKVVDDTHYTAEIGVSVSHISVTFNVNAEIVEAVEEELLRFRLTGNAKEGDSRMESNVTVRLSQGEDPGITDIYWQNNVDVTGRIMNMGSRIVKSVGMRQTNKTIENVKEELGEVEKEEEESGGLLG